A portion of the Homo sapiens chromosome 16, GRCh38.p14 Primary Assembly genome contains these proteins:
- the ATXN2L gene encoding ataxin-2-like protein isoform 17 (isoform 17 is encoded by transcript variant 23): MLKPQPLQQPSQPQQPPPTQQAVARRPPGGTSPPNGGLPGPLATSAAPPGPPAAASPCLGPVAAAGSGLRRGAEGILAPQPPPPQQHQERPGAAAIGSARGQSTGKGPPQSPVFEGVYNNSRMLHFLTAVVGSTCDVKVKNGTTYEGIFKTLSSKFELAVDAVHRKASEPAGGPRREDIVDTMVFKPSDVMLVHFRNVDFNYATKDKFTDSAIAMNSKVNGEHKEKVLQRWEGGDSNSDDYDLESDMSNGWDPNEMFKFNEENYGVKTTYDSSLSSYTVPLEKDNSEEFRQRELRAAQLAREIESSPQYRLRIAMENDDGRTEEEKHSAVQRQGSGRESPSLASREGKYIPLPQRVREGPRGGVRCSSSRGGRPGLSSLPPRGPHHLDNSSPGPGSEARGINGGPSRMSPKAQRPLRGAKTLSSPSNRPSGETSVPPPPAAPPFLPVGRMYPPRSPKSAAPAPISASCPEPPIGSAVPTSSASIPVTSSVSDPGVGSISPASPKISLAPTDVKELSTKEPGRTLEPQELARIAGKVPGLQNEQKRFQLEELRKFGAQFKLQPSSSPENSLDPFPPRILKEEPKGKEKEVDGLLTSEPMGSPVSSKTESVSDKEDKPPLAPSGGTEGPEQPPPPCPSQTGSPPVGLIKGEDKDEGPVAEQVKKSTLNPNAKEFNPTKPLLSVNKSTSTPTSPGPRTHSTPSIPVLTAGQSGLYSPQYISYIPQIHMGPAVQAPQMYPYPVSNSVPGQQGKYRGAKGSLPPQRSDQHQPASAPPMMQAAAAAGPPLVAATPYSSYIPYNPQQFPGQPAMMQPMAHYPSQPVFAPMLQSNPRMLTSGSHPQAIVSSSTPQYPSAEQPTPQALYATVHQSYPHHATQLHAHQPQPATTPTGSQPQSQHAAPSPVQQHQAGQAPHLGSGQPQQNLYHPGALTGTPPSLPPGPSAQSPQSSFPQPAAVYAIHHQQLPHGFTNMAHVTQAHVQTGITAAPPPHPGAPHPPQVMLLHPPQSHGGPPQGAVPQSGVPALSASTPSPYPYIGHPQGEQPGQAPGFPGGADDRIPPLPPPGELKIVLAAT; this comes from the exons ATGTTGAAGCCTCAGCCGCTACAACAGccctcccagccccagcagcCGCCCCCCACGCAACAGGCCGTGGCCCGTCGGCCCCCCGGGGGCACCAGCCCTCCCAACGGCGGCCTCCCGGGGCCGCTGGCCACCTCTGCGGCTCCTCCCGGGCCTCCAGCGGCCGCCTCCCCCTGCCTGGGGCCTGTGGCCGCTGCCGGGAGCGGGCTCCGCCGGGGAGCCGAAGGCATCTTGgcgccgcagccgccgccgccgcagcaaCACCAGGAGAGGCCGGGGGCAGCCGCCATCGGCAGCGCCAG ggGACAGAGCACAGGAAAGGGACCCCCACAGTCACCT GTGTTTGAAGGCGTCTACAACAATTCCAGAATGCTGCATTTCCTTACAGCTGTTGTG GGCTCCACTTGTGATGTAAAGGTGAAAAATGGTACCACTTATGAGGGTATCTTCAAGACGCTAAGCTCAAAG TTTGAACTAGCCGTGGATGCTGTGCACCGGAAAGCATCTGAGCCAGCAGGTGGCCCTCGTCGGGAGGACATTGTGGACACCATGGTGTTTAAGCCAAGTGATGTCATGCTTGTTCACTTCCGAAATGTTGACTTCAACTATGCTACTAAAG ACAAGTTCACCGATTCAGCCATTGCCATGAACTCGAAAGTGAATGGGGAACACAAAGAGAAGGTGCTTCAGCGCTGGGAGGGGGGTGACAGCAACAGCGACGACTATGACCTCGAGTCTGACATG tccAATGGATGGGACCCCAATGAAATGTTCAAGTTCAATGAGGAGAACTACGGTGTGAAGACTACCTATGATAGCAGTCTTTCTTCTTATAC GGTGCCCTTAGAAAAGGACAACTCAGAAGAGTTTCGTCAGCGAGAGCTGCGTGCGGCCCAGTTGGCTCGAGAGATTGAATCAAGCCCCCAGTACCGCCTACGGATCGCCATGGAGAACGACGATGGGCGCACTGAAGAGGAGAAGCACAGTGCAGTCCAGCGGCAGGGCTCAGGGCGGGAGAGCCCCAGCTTGGCATCCAG GGAGGGGAAGTATATCCCTCTGCCTCAACGAGTCCGGGAAGGTCCCCGGGGAGGAGTTCGATGCAGCAGCTCTCGGGGCGGTCGGCCTGGCCTTAGCTCTTTGCCACCTCGTGGCCCTCACCATCTGGACAACAGCAGCCCTGGCCCAGGTTCTGAGGCCCGTGGTATCAATGGAG gcCCTTCCCGCATGTCCCCAAAGGCACAACGGCCTCTGAGAGGTGCCAAGACTCTGTCTTCGCCCAGTAATAGGCCTTCTGGAGAAACTTCTGTTCCACCTCCTCCTGCAG CTCCCCCTTTTCTTCCAGTGGGCCGGATGTATCCCCCGCGTTCTCCCAAGTCTGCTGCCCCTGCCCCAATCTCAGCTTCCTGTCCAGAGCCTCCCATCGGCTCGGCAGTGCCAACCTCTTCAGCCTCCATCCCTGTGACCTCATCAGTCTCAGATCCTGGAGTGGGCTCCATTTCTCCAGCTTCTCCAAAGATCTCCCTGGCCCCCACAGATG TAAAAGAACTCTCTACCAAGGAACCTGGGAGAACTCTGGAGCCCCAGGAGCTGGCTCGGATAGCTGGGAAAG TCCCTGGTCTTCAGAATGAACAGAAACGATTCCAACTGGAAGAACTGAGAAAGTTTGGGGCCCAGTTTAAG CTTCAGCCCAGTAGCTCCCCTGAGAACAGCCTGGATCCTTTTCCTCCCCGGATCTTAAAGGAGGAGcccaaaggaaaggagaaagaggttgatgGTCTGTTGACTTCAGAGCCCATGGGGTCTCCCGTCTCCTCCAAGACAGAGTCCGTATCGGATAAGGAGGACAAACCACCCCTGGCACCATCAGGAGGCACTGAGGGGCCAGAGCAGCCCCCACCACCTTGTCCAAGCCAAACTGGCAGCCCCCCGGTGGGCCTCATCAAGGGAGAAGACAAAGATGAGGGCCCTGTTGCTGA ACAAGTAAAGAAATCAACGTTGAACCCTAATGCTAAGGAGTTCAATCCTACAAAGCCTCTGCTGTCTGTG AATAAATCCACCAGTACCCCAACTTCTCCGGGGCCCCGGACTCATTCAACTCCCTCCATCCCGGTGCTGACAGCAGGCCAGAGTGGGCTATACAGCCCCCAGTACATCTCCTACATACCTCAGATCCACATGGGACCAGCTGTGCAG GCACCTCAGATGTATCCATATCCTGTATCCAATTCAGTGCCTGGGCAGCAGGGCAAGTACCGGGGAGCAAAAG gcTCCCTTCCTCCGCAGCGCTCGGACCAACACCAGCCAGCCTCAGCCCCGCCGATGATGCAGGCCGCCGCGGCTGCTGGCCCGCCTCTGGTGGCTGCCACGCCCTATTCTTCCTACATCCCCTACAACCCTCAGCAGTTCCCAGGCCAGCCAGCCATGATGCAGCCCATGGCCCACTACCCCTCACAG CCGGTGTTTGCCCCCATGCTTCAGAGCAACCCACGCATGCTGACGTCGGGCAGCCATCCCCAGGCCATCGTGTCATCCTCTACCCCTCAGTACCCTTCTGCAGAGCAGCCTACCCCCCAAGCCCTTTATG CCACTGTTCACCAGTCCTACCCACACCATGCCACACAGCTCCATGCCCACCAGCCGCAGCCGGCTACCACGCCTACTGGAAGCCAGCCGCAGTCCCAGCATGCGGCCCCCAGTCCTGTCCAG CAGCATCAGGCGGGGCAGGCCCCACACTTGGGCAGTGGACAGCCACAGCAGAATCTGTACCACCCAGGGGCCCTGACAGGCACGCCGCCCTCTCTGCCACCGGGACCTTCTGCCCAGTCCCCTCAGAGCAGCTTCCCCCAGCCAGCCGCTGTGTATGCCATCCACCACCAGCAGCTGCCCCACGGCTtcaccaacatggcccatgttACCCAG gCCCATGTCCAAACTGGAATCACAGCAGCCCCGCCCCCTCACCCTGGGGCTCCCCACCCgccccaggtgatgctgctgcaCCCACCCCAGAGTCATGGGGGGCCCCCCCAAGGCGCGGTGCCCCAGAGTGGGGTGCCTGCACTCTCAGCTTCCACACCCTCACCCTACCCCTACATCGGACACCCCCAAGGTGAGCAGCCTGGCCAGGCGCCTGGATTTCCAGGAGGAGCCGATGACAGGATTC CTCCCCTTCCACCCCCCGGGGAACTGAAGATTGTCCTGGCCGCGACCTGA
- the ATXN2L gene encoding ataxin-2-like protein isoform X3: protein MLKPQPLQQPSQPQQPPPTQQAVARRPPGGTSPPNGGLPGPLATSAAPPGPPAAASPCLGPVAAAGSGLRRGAEGILAPQPPPPQQHQERPGAAAIGSARGQSTGKGPPQSPVFEGVYNNSRMLHFLTAVVGSTCDVKVKNGTTYEGIFKTLSSKFELAVDAVHRKASEPAGGPRREDIVDTMVFKPSDVMLVHFRNVDFNYATKDKFTDSAIAMNSKVNGEHKEKVLQRWEGGDSNSDDYDLESDMSNGWDPNEMFKFNEENYGVKTTYDSSLSSYTVPLEKDNSEEFRQRELRAAQLAREIESSPQYRLRIAMENDDGRTEEEKHSAVQRQGSGRESPSLASREGKYIPLPQRVREGPRGGVRCSSSRGGRPGLSSLPPRGPHHLDNSSPGPGSEARGINGGPSRMSPKAQRPLRGAKTLSSPSNRPSGETSVPPPPAAPPFLPVGRMYPPRSPKSAAPAPISASCPEPPIGSAVPTSSASIPVTSSVSDPGVGSISPASPKISLAPTDVKELSTKEPGRTLEPQELARIAGKVPGLQNEQKRFQLEELRKFGAQFKLQPSSSPENSLDPFPPRILKEEPKGKEKEVDGLLTSEPMGSPVSSKTESVSDKEDKPPLAPSGGTEGPEQPPPPCPSQTGSPPVGLIKGEDKDEGPVAEQVKKSTLNPNAKEFNPTKPLLSVNKSTSTPTSPGPRTHSTPSIPVLTAGQSGLYSPQYISYIPQIHMGPAVQAPQMYPYPVSNSVPGQQGKYRGAKGSLPPQRSDQHQPASAPPMMQAAAAAGPPLVAATPYSSYIPYNPQQFPGQPAMMQPMAHYPSQPVFAPMLQSNPRMLTSGSHPQAIVSSSTPQYPSAEQPTPQALYATVHQSYPHHATQLHAHQPQPATTPTGSQPQSQHAAPSPVQQHQAGQAPHLGSGQPQQNLYHPGALTGTPPSLPPGPSAQSPQSSFPQPAAVYAIHHQQLPHGFTNMAHVTQAHVQTGITAAPPPHPGAPHPPQVMLLHPPQSHGGPPQGAVPQSGVPALSASTPSPYPYIGHPQVQSHPSQQLPFHPPGN from the exons ATGTTGAAGCCTCAGCCGCTACAACAGccctcccagccccagcagcCGCCCCCCACGCAACAGGCCGTGGCCCGTCGGCCCCCCGGGGGCACCAGCCCTCCCAACGGCGGCCTCCCGGGGCCGCTGGCCACCTCTGCGGCTCCTCCCGGGCCTCCAGCGGCCGCCTCCCCCTGCCTGGGGCCTGTGGCCGCTGCCGGGAGCGGGCTCCGCCGGGGAGCCGAAGGCATCTTGgcgccgcagccgccgccgccgcagcaaCACCAGGAGAGGCCGGGGGCAGCCGCCATCGGCAGCGCCAG ggGACAGAGCACAGGAAAGGGACCCCCACAGTCACCT GTGTTTGAAGGCGTCTACAACAATTCCAGAATGCTGCATTTCCTTACAGCTGTTGTG GGCTCCACTTGTGATGTAAAGGTGAAAAATGGTACCACTTATGAGGGTATCTTCAAGACGCTAAGCTCAAAG TTTGAACTAGCCGTGGATGCTGTGCACCGGAAAGCATCTGAGCCAGCAGGTGGCCCTCGTCGGGAGGACATTGTGGACACCATGGTGTTTAAGCCAAGTGATGTCATGCTTGTTCACTTCCGAAATGTTGACTTCAACTATGCTACTAAAG ACAAGTTCACCGATTCAGCCATTGCCATGAACTCGAAAGTGAATGGGGAACACAAAGAGAAGGTGCTTCAGCGCTGGGAGGGGGGTGACAGCAACAGCGACGACTATGACCTCGAGTCTGACATG tccAATGGATGGGACCCCAATGAAATGTTCAAGTTCAATGAGGAGAACTACGGTGTGAAGACTACCTATGATAGCAGTCTTTCTTCTTATAC GGTGCCCTTAGAAAAGGACAACTCAGAAGAGTTTCGTCAGCGAGAGCTGCGTGCGGCCCAGTTGGCTCGAGAGATTGAATCAAGCCCCCAGTACCGCCTACGGATCGCCATGGAGAACGACGATGGGCGCACTGAAGAGGAGAAGCACAGTGCAGTCCAGCGGCAGGGCTCAGGGCGGGAGAGCCCCAGCTTGGCATCCAG GGAGGGGAAGTATATCCCTCTGCCTCAACGAGTCCGGGAAGGTCCCCGGGGAGGAGTTCGATGCAGCAGCTCTCGGGGCGGTCGGCCTGGCCTTAGCTCTTTGCCACCTCGTGGCCCTCACCATCTGGACAACAGCAGCCCTGGCCCAGGTTCTGAGGCCCGTGGTATCAATGGAG gcCCTTCCCGCATGTCCCCAAAGGCACAACGGCCTCTGAGAGGTGCCAAGACTCTGTCTTCGCCCAGTAATAGGCCTTCTGGAGAAACTTCTGTTCCACCTCCTCCTGCAG CTCCCCCTTTTCTTCCAGTGGGCCGGATGTATCCCCCGCGTTCTCCCAAGTCTGCTGCCCCTGCCCCAATCTCAGCTTCCTGTCCAGAGCCTCCCATCGGCTCGGCAGTGCCAACCTCTTCAGCCTCCATCCCTGTGACCTCATCAGTCTCAGATCCTGGAGTGGGCTCCATTTCTCCAGCTTCTCCAAAGATCTCCCTGGCCCCCACAGATG TAAAAGAACTCTCTACCAAGGAACCTGGGAGAACTCTGGAGCCCCAGGAGCTGGCTCGGATAGCTGGGAAAG TCCCTGGTCTTCAGAATGAACAGAAACGATTCCAACTGGAAGAACTGAGAAAGTTTGGGGCCCAGTTTAAG CTTCAGCCCAGTAGCTCCCCTGAGAACAGCCTGGATCCTTTTCCTCCCCGGATCTTAAAGGAGGAGcccaaaggaaaggagaaagaggttgatgGTCTGTTGACTTCAGAGCCCATGGGGTCTCCCGTCTCCTCCAAGACAGAGTCCGTATCGGATAAGGAGGACAAACCACCCCTGGCACCATCAGGAGGCACTGAGGGGCCAGAGCAGCCCCCACCACCTTGTCCAAGCCAAACTGGCAGCCCCCCGGTGGGCCTCATCAAGGGAGAAGACAAAGATGAGGGCCCTGTTGCTGA ACAAGTAAAGAAATCAACGTTGAACCCTAATGCTAAGGAGTTCAATCCTACAAAGCCTCTGCTGTCTGTG AATAAATCCACCAGTACCCCAACTTCTCCGGGGCCCCGGACTCATTCAACTCCCTCCATCCCGGTGCTGACAGCAGGCCAGAGTGGGCTATACAGCCCCCAGTACATCTCCTACATACCTCAGATCCACATGGGACCAGCTGTGCAG GCACCTCAGATGTATCCATATCCTGTATCCAATTCAGTGCCTGGGCAGCAGGGCAAGTACCGGGGAGCAAAAG gcTCCCTTCCTCCGCAGCGCTCGGACCAACACCAGCCAGCCTCAGCCCCGCCGATGATGCAGGCCGCCGCGGCTGCTGGCCCGCCTCTGGTGGCTGCCACGCCCTATTCTTCCTACATCCCCTACAACCCTCAGCAGTTCCCAGGCCAGCCAGCCATGATGCAGCCCATGGCCCACTACCCCTCACAG CCGGTGTTTGCCCCCATGCTTCAGAGCAACCCACGCATGCTGACGTCGGGCAGCCATCCCCAGGCCATCGTGTCATCCTCTACCCCTCAGTACCCTTCTGCAGAGCAGCCTACCCCCCAAGCCCTTTATG CCACTGTTCACCAGTCCTACCCACACCATGCCACACAGCTCCATGCCCACCAGCCGCAGCCGGCTACCACGCCTACTGGAAGCCAGCCGCAGTCCCAGCATGCGGCCCCCAGTCCTGTCCAG CAGCATCAGGCGGGGCAGGCCCCACACTTGGGCAGTGGACAGCCACAGCAGAATCTGTACCACCCAGGGGCCCTGACAGGCACGCCGCCCTCTCTGCCACCGGGACCTTCTGCCCAGTCCCCTCAGAGCAGCTTCCCCCAGCCAGCCGCTGTGTATGCCATCCACCACCAGCAGCTGCCCCACGGCTtcaccaacatggcccatgttACCCAG gCCCATGTCCAAACTGGAATCACAGCAGCCCCGCCCCCTCACCCTGGGGCTCCCCACCCgccccaggtgatgctgctgcaCCCACCCCAGAGTCATGGGGGGCCCCCCCAAGGCGCGGTGCCCCAGAGTGGGGTGCCTGCACTCTCAGCTTCCACACCCTCACCCTACCCCTACATCGGACACCCCCAAG TTCAATCTCATCCCTCCCAGCAGCTCCCCTTCCACCCCCCGGGGAACTGA
- the ATXN2L gene encoding ataxin-2-like protein isoform 4 (isoform 4 is encoded by transcript variant 4) yields MLKPQPLQQPSQPQQPPPTQQAVARRPPGGTSPPNGGLPGPLATSAAPPGPPAAASPCLGPVAAAGSGLRRGAEGILAPQPPPPQQHQERPGAAAIGSARGQSTGKGPPQSPVFEGVYNNSRMLHFLTAVVGSTCDVKVKNGTTYEGIFKTLSSKFELAVDAVHRKASEPAGGPRREDIVDTMVFKPSDVMLVHFRNVDFNYATKDKFTDSAIAMNSKVNGEHKEKVLQRWEGGDSNSDDYDLESDMSNGWDPNEMFKFNEENYGVKTTYDSSLSSYTVPLEKDNSEEFRQRELRAAQLAREIESSPQYRLRIAMENDDGRTEEEKHSAVQRQGSGRESPSLASREGKYIPLPQRVREGPRGGVRCSSSRGGRPGLSSLPPRGPHHLDNSSPGPGSEARGINGGPSRMSPKAQRPLRGAKTLSSPSNRPSGETSVPPPPAVGRMYPPRSPKSAAPAPISASCPEPPIGSAVPTSSASIPVTSSVSDPGVGSISPASPKISLAPTDVKELSTKEPGRTLEPQELARIAGKVPGLQNEQKRFQLEELRKFGAQFKLQPSSSPENSLDPFPPRILKEEPKGKEKEVDGLLTSEPMGSPVSSKTESVSDKEDKPPLAPSGGTEGPEQPPPPCPSQTGSPPVGLIKGEDKDEGPVAEQVKKSTLNPNAKEFNPTKPLLSVNKSTSTPTSPGPRTHSTPSIPVLTAGQSGLYSPQYISYIPQIHMGPAVQAPQMYPYPVSNSVPGQQGKYRGAKGSLPPQRSDQHQPASAPPMMQAAAAAGPPLVAATPYSSYIPYNPQQFPGQPAMMQPMAHYPSQPVFAPMLQSNPRMLTSGSHPQAIVSSSTPQYPSAEQPTPQALYATVHQSYPHHATQLHAHQPQPATTPTGSQPQSQHAAPSPVQHQAGQAPHLGSGQPQQNLYHPGALTGTPPSLPPGPSAQSPQSSFPQPAAVYAIHHQQLPHGFTNMAHVTQAHVQTGITAAPPPHPGAPHPPQVMLLHPPQSHGGPPQGAVPQSGVPALSASTPSPYPYIGHPQVQSHPSQQLPFHPPGN; encoded by the exons ATGTTGAAGCCTCAGCCGCTACAACAGccctcccagccccagcagcCGCCCCCCACGCAACAGGCCGTGGCCCGTCGGCCCCCCGGGGGCACCAGCCCTCCCAACGGCGGCCTCCCGGGGCCGCTGGCCACCTCTGCGGCTCCTCCCGGGCCTCCAGCGGCCGCCTCCCCCTGCCTGGGGCCTGTGGCCGCTGCCGGGAGCGGGCTCCGCCGGGGAGCCGAAGGCATCTTGgcgccgcagccgccgccgccgcagcaaCACCAGGAGAGGCCGGGGGCAGCCGCCATCGGCAGCGCCAG ggGACAGAGCACAGGAAAGGGACCCCCACAGTCACCT GTGTTTGAAGGCGTCTACAACAATTCCAGAATGCTGCATTTCCTTACAGCTGTTGTG GGCTCCACTTGTGATGTAAAGGTGAAAAATGGTACCACTTATGAGGGTATCTTCAAGACGCTAAGCTCAAAG TTTGAACTAGCCGTGGATGCTGTGCACCGGAAAGCATCTGAGCCAGCAGGTGGCCCTCGTCGGGAGGACATTGTGGACACCATGGTGTTTAAGCCAAGTGATGTCATGCTTGTTCACTTCCGAAATGTTGACTTCAACTATGCTACTAAAG ACAAGTTCACCGATTCAGCCATTGCCATGAACTCGAAAGTGAATGGGGAACACAAAGAGAAGGTGCTTCAGCGCTGGGAGGGGGGTGACAGCAACAGCGACGACTATGACCTCGAGTCTGACATG tccAATGGATGGGACCCCAATGAAATGTTCAAGTTCAATGAGGAGAACTACGGTGTGAAGACTACCTATGATAGCAGTCTTTCTTCTTATAC GGTGCCCTTAGAAAAGGACAACTCAGAAGAGTTTCGTCAGCGAGAGCTGCGTGCGGCCCAGTTGGCTCGAGAGATTGAATCAAGCCCCCAGTACCGCCTACGGATCGCCATGGAGAACGACGATGGGCGCACTGAAGAGGAGAAGCACAGTGCAGTCCAGCGGCAGGGCTCAGGGCGGGAGAGCCCCAGCTTGGCATCCAG GGAGGGGAAGTATATCCCTCTGCCTCAACGAGTCCGGGAAGGTCCCCGGGGAGGAGTTCGATGCAGCAGCTCTCGGGGCGGTCGGCCTGGCCTTAGCTCTTTGCCACCTCGTGGCCCTCACCATCTGGACAACAGCAGCCCTGGCCCAGGTTCTGAGGCCCGTGGTATCAATGGAG gcCCTTCCCGCATGTCCCCAAAGGCACAACGGCCTCTGAGAGGTGCCAAGACTCTGTCTTCGCCCAGTAATAGGCCTTCTGGAGAAACTTCTGTTCCACCTCCTCCTGCAG TGGGCCGGATGTATCCCCCGCGTTCTCCCAAGTCTGCTGCCCCTGCCCCAATCTCAGCTTCCTGTCCAGAGCCTCCCATCGGCTCGGCAGTGCCAACCTCTTCAGCCTCCATCCCTGTGACCTCATCAGTCTCAGATCCTGGAGTGGGCTCCATTTCTCCAGCTTCTCCAAAGATCTCCCTGGCCCCCACAGATG TAAAAGAACTCTCTACCAAGGAACCTGGGAGAACTCTGGAGCCCCAGGAGCTGGCTCGGATAGCTGGGAAAG TCCCTGGTCTTCAGAATGAACAGAAACGATTCCAACTGGAAGAACTGAGAAAGTTTGGGGCCCAGTTTAAG CTTCAGCCCAGTAGCTCCCCTGAGAACAGCCTGGATCCTTTTCCTCCCCGGATCTTAAAGGAGGAGcccaaaggaaaggagaaagaggttgatgGTCTGTTGACTTCAGAGCCCATGGGGTCTCCCGTCTCCTCCAAGACAGAGTCCGTATCGGATAAGGAGGACAAACCACCCCTGGCACCATCAGGAGGCACTGAGGGGCCAGAGCAGCCCCCACCACCTTGTCCAAGCCAAACTGGCAGCCCCCCGGTGGGCCTCATCAAGGGAGAAGACAAAGATGAGGGCCCTGTTGCTGA ACAAGTAAAGAAATCAACGTTGAACCCTAATGCTAAGGAGTTCAATCCTACAAAGCCTCTGCTGTCTGTG AATAAATCCACCAGTACCCCAACTTCTCCGGGGCCCCGGACTCATTCAACTCCCTCCATCCCGGTGCTGACAGCAGGCCAGAGTGGGCTATACAGCCCCCAGTACATCTCCTACATACCTCAGATCCACATGGGACCAGCTGTGCAG GCACCTCAGATGTATCCATATCCTGTATCCAATTCAGTGCCTGGGCAGCAGGGCAAGTACCGGGGAGCAAAAG gcTCCCTTCCTCCGCAGCGCTCGGACCAACACCAGCCAGCCTCAGCCCCGCCGATGATGCAGGCCGCCGCGGCTGCTGGCCCGCCTCTGGTGGCTGCCACGCCCTATTCTTCCTACATCCCCTACAACCCTCAGCAGTTCCCAGGCCAGCCAGCCATGATGCAGCCCATGGCCCACTACCCCTCACAG CCGGTGTTTGCCCCCATGCTTCAGAGCAACCCACGCATGCTGACGTCGGGCAGCCATCCCCAGGCCATCGTGTCATCCTCTACCCCTCAGTACCCTTCTGCAGAGCAGCCTACCCCCCAAGCCCTTTATG CCACTGTTCACCAGTCCTACCCACACCATGCCACACAGCTCCATGCCCACCAGCCGCAGCCGGCTACCACGCCTACTGGAAGCCAGCCGCAGTCCCAGCATGCGGCCCCCAGTCCTGTCCAG CATCAGGCGGGGCAGGCCCCACACTTGGGCAGTGGACAGCCACAGCAGAATCTGTACCACCCAGGGGCCCTGACAGGCACGCCGCCCTCTCTGCCACCGGGACCTTCTGCCCAGTCCCCTCAGAGCAGCTTCCCCCAGCCAGCCGCTGTGTATGCCATCCACCACCAGCAGCTGCCCCACGGCTtcaccaacatggcccatgttACCCAG gCCCATGTCCAAACTGGAATCACAGCAGCCCCGCCCCCTCACCCTGGGGCTCCCCACCCgccccaggtgatgctgctgcaCCCACCCCAGAGTCATGGGGGGCCCCCCCAAGGCGCGGTGCCCCAGAGTGGGGTGCCTGCACTCTCAGCTTCCACACCCTCACCCTACCCCTACATCGGACACCCCCAAG TTCAATCTCATCCCTCCCAGCAGCTCCCCTTCCACCCCCCGGGGAACTGA